DNA sequence from the Geobacter sp. AOG2 genome:
TTCGAATATCTCCTTTTTCGGGGCGACCTGGAGCAGCAGTTGGCCGCTCTTACCCACGAAGCGCTGCTTCAGCTCCGCCGGCACGTCTGCTTCAACGACCGGTGACGCCTCCAGGCTTTCCTTCATCATGGTCAGCTTGGCCGGCAGCTCGGCGAACATCCCCCCCTGAAACTCCCGCAGCATCCCCAGGGCATTTTTGTCCTTTTCCTTCTCCAGCTTCGCGAAGAAGCCGTCCAGGGTCGCCAGAAATGCGCCCACCGGCTTGGCTTCGGGCGCCTTTTTGGCATCCAACGCTGTCTTCAGCTTGCTTACCCGGTCTCGGAACGCCTCGAAGACTCTGGGCAGTTCCATGACCCGCAGGTTCTCCTCGTAGGGCACCGGCCTGACATCCGCCAATACCTGCCGGAGCGCAGCCAATTCGGCCAGCTTGGCGTGCTGCTGGTCCGGCACCAGGGCTGGCAGGCTGACCACGTGGTCCACGCTGGGCAGTTTTTCCAACCGCTCGGTCAACTGTTTGGCCTCGGCGCGGTCTTTGGCGGTCACCACGGCAAAATAGCCGGAGTTCTCCTTGCTGCGCATCAGCTTGTAGGCGTATTCCACCGATTGCAGCCCCTTAGCCTGGAGGTTCATCAGGTTGTAATCGAAGCGCATGGTCAGGGTGGGGTAGAGGCAGACGAGTGCCAGGAACAGGGTGACGCCGACGACCGTCCGCGGGCTGGCGAAGAGGGCGCGGAAAAAAGGCTTTTCGCCAAGCTCTGCCGGAGCCTGCTCCGTGGGTACGCTCGGCTGCGGCTTCCTGAACCGCTCCAACAGGATCAGCATGGAGGGCAGCACGGTAAAGGTGGTAATAACGCAGATCACGACCCCGCCGGCCGCGATGATGCCCAACTCGGCGATGCCCTTGAAATCGGTGAAGGCAAAGGTGGCGAATGCCAGTGCCACGGTGGCTGCGGCCATGACGATGGAACGGATGTTGGCGGAGAGGCCGGTTTCGATGGCCGCCAGACCCGACGAGCCGTTCCGCAACTCCTCCTGGTAGCGCAGGACCACCTGGATGCCGTACTCGATCCCCAGGCCGATCAGCATGATGGCAAAGACCATGGAGAGGATGTTGAGATGCCCCACGGCGGCGGTGGCAAAGCCGAAGGAAAGGCAGATGCCTACGATCAGCGAAACCATGGCGCTGATCACGTTCAAAAGGCCGCGGAAGGCGAACAACAGCAGGATCACGGTCAGGGAGAGGGATAGTATGGTGGCGATCTCGATGTCCCGCTGGCTGGTGGCCATCTCCTCGTACTCGAGCACCGGCACCCCGGTCAGGCCGGCCGTAACCCCCTTGAACTCGGGGCGTTTCACCAGCTCGGCCAGGGCGGCGCGAGCCGCTTTGATCGGTTTTTCCGAGGCCACGAAACTACCCTCGTCCTTGACCGGACGCATGGTGATGACCTGCTGCTTGCCTGCGTTTTCAAGGGTCGATGGCTTGCCGTCGCCGCTCCCCTTGAGGAACGAATCCATGGTCATGCCGCTCCCCTTGCCGTCAAAGGCCTTGAACCCCTTGTCCAGGGTGGACAGCATGAAGGTCAGGCTTTCAAGGGAAGTCGGGTCGCCGGAGGCGAGATACCCATCGATCTGGCCCGTCAGGCTGGTGAAGAGCGTCTGCACCGAGGGGGAGGCGGAGAGACTCTTCAGGACCGGTGCGGCCATGGTCAGGGTGTGGCGCAATCGCTGGATATCCTCCAGCGGCATGAACAGGAGGCCGTTCTTCCGGAAAAAGGGGAGGCCGCCGGGGTAGAACACATCGCGGAACAGGCTGGTTTCCCGGTTCAGGCGTTGATAGAGAGCATCGGCGGCACGGGTCGATTTCTCCGCGTCGTCTGATTCTATGACCGCCACGATTTCTTCCTGGTCGCCGAATTCCCGACGATAGGCCTGGTAATCCATCTGGAATGGGGCGTTTTTGGCCATCAGGTCGTCGCGGCCGGTCAGAAACTCCATATTCTTTTTTGTATAGATGACGGAACAGACGGAAAATAGCAAGGCCAGCGTCAGGATCAGGCGCGGACGCCTGGCGACGAAGGCGAACAAACGGCTCGGTTTCGGTGTATCAGACACACATGACTCCTTGGGCAAGATTGTGACACTTCTGAATATACCGCCGGGGGGGAAAAGTCAATCAAAGGGGGAGTGTAACGGGGATGGGTCAGTTCCGTTCCATGACAATGGAAGAGGGGAGGCAGAGGCCGATCTGGATGGTCGTCCGGGCCGGTCTGCCGGTGCAGGCGTATTCCAGCGCAATCGCCGTATCCTCCAGCGCCTCGATCACCACAGCTCCGGGAGTGCTCACGGCAAAGGTTTCACCCAATTTCAGGATATAATCGCGGGGATCGTCGTAACGGGTCAGCCACACGCTCCCCTGGTCCATGCGCAGGGAACAACTCTCGGGGCCTGCGGTGACCGACACGGTTTCGCCTTTTTTCAGCAGATAGTCCATAGGCGGCTCCTCATGAGATTGATCGCTAAAAACGTTCGCGGTAGGCGCGGGGTGTGATCCCCAAGCAGCGCTGGAAGGTGCGCCGTAACTGTTCGGCGCTGCTGAAACCGCTCTTAAGTGCAACTGCCTCCATGGGATGGTTCGTCTCCTCCAGGAGATGCTTCGCCCGTTCGATGCGTAGCCGGTCCAGGTATTTCAAGGGAGTTATGCCGGTTTCCCGAAGGAAAACCCGGGCAAAATTGCGGGGGCTCATGGCTGCCCTGTCCGCCAGATCTTCAACCGTGATATCCTGATAGGCATTTTCCTCGAGCCAGGCTAGGAGCGGTGCCAGCGGCCCACCCGTGACCATCTGGGAGCGGAGGCGGCTGCTGAACTGGCTCTGCCCGCCCGGCCGCTTGAGGTAGAGGACGAGCCGACGAGCGATTGCCAGGGCCAGCTTTCTGCCGTAATCCTCCTCCACCAGGGCAAGCGCCAGGTCGATTCCGGCCGTGATGCCAGCGGAGGTTGCAATGGAGCCGTCCCTTACGTAGATCGCATCCGGCTCAACGGTTACCTCCGGGTACTCCCTGGCCATGCGGTCTACGTCCATCCAGTGGGTTGTGACCCGCCGCCCGTTCAGGAGCCCCGCTTTTGCGAGGAAAAAAGCGCCGGTGCAGACCGAGACGAGGCGTCTGGTTTGCCCCCCAATTTCTTTCAACCATTGGATCAATTCCCTGTTTTCCAAGGCGCGGCAGAGAGGCTCGTCCGGGCTCCCCACCACGAGCAGGGTGTCGATTGGGCTGGTAATGTCGCGCCATGCCGCGTCGGCCACCAGTTGGACCCCCGCAGAGGTCGTAACGATGCCCTGCTCCTGTGCCGCAATCGTGACCCGGTAACCGGGCGCGGCCACCTGTTCCCGCAACGTCCTGTTCACCACCCCGAATACCGCGGCAGGGCCGGTGGCATCAAGGAGTTCGCACCCTTCGTGGACTATCACTACGACGGAGCGTGGTTCGGTTGTCCCGGTTTCGCTGTGCAATTCTTGGTTGTAACGATTCATGGTCCGCATCTTTTCACAAAGCGGCACAAGGCGCAATGACAACAAACAGGCGTTTTCTGCCATGTGCCCGGTTGTGTCGGGACAGCATTGTTGATAAATAGTGCTGAAGCCGGTATTCTTGCCGCAGGAGTGCAAACCTCATGAACCATTCTTCATTCTCTGAACCCCTTGTGCATGGTTTCAGCCTCGGTGCAAGTCTGATCATCGCCATCGGAAGCCAGAACGCTTTTGTCCTGCGGCAAGGCCTACGGCGTGAGTACGTTTTTACGGTAAGCACCATCTGTTTTCTGTGCGATATGGTTCTGATTGGCCTGGGTGCCGGCGGATTTGGTACGTTCGTGGCCTCATCGCCCCGGCTGCTTGTGGTTGCCTTGTGGGGAGGGGCCGTTTTTCTGTTTTGTTACGGTATCCGCTCCTTTTGGTCGGCAGTCAGGCCGCAAGCGTTGGCAACCGATCTGGAGAATACGGGAGGTGAAGGCTTGGCTGCTGTGGTGGCGACTACTCTGGCTCTGAGCCTTCTGAACCCACACGTCTATCTGGACACAGTCCTTCTACTGGGAAGCCTGGCGGCGCAATTCAGCGGGCAGGCACGGGTCCTCTTCGCCCTGGGGGCCATGGCGGCATCGCTTGTCTGGTTTTACGGCATTGGTTATGGCGCCAGAATTTTCGCGTCGCTGTTTCGCACGCCGATTGCCTGGCGGGTTCTTGATATCCTGGTAGGGTGCACCATGTGGGGGATCGGCACCAGCCTGATCTGGAAGAGGGTGTTTACGGGGTAACGGTGCGGTAGCAATTATAAAAAAGCCCGGCTTAAACCGGGCTTTTTCGTGGGTCGATTCAGTGCCCCCTCATCCCTTACGGCCCTTACGACCCGCCTGAATCTTGCCGTGGGGGGTAATGACGTGGAGATTATGGTTGGCCGCACGGCGGATCATCAGCTCATGTTTGCCGGTCATGGTCGTCTTCATCATGTGTCGTGGTTTTGCCAACATTCCCTTCATGTCTTTCATGGCTGCCACCTCCTTTTCTTTCCTTCCCATTTCCAGTATAACACGATTTCTGAAGCGGAAGTCAGACCATTCAACTTCGCACAGGGAGGCCATCATGCTGAGTAGTGGCGAAATATCTGTTTCGAGCGACAAGCGGACCCAATTTATCTCCATAACACGACAAATTGTGGAGTTTGTGGACCGGAGCGGGTGGCGAGATGGTGTGCTGACCGTGTATGTGCCCCATACCACCGCCGCCGTTACGATCAATGAAAACGCCGATCCGGACGTGGCGCGGGACATGGAGTGGTTCAGTGACGAGCTGATTCCGCGCAGTCGTCATTTCCATCATAGCGAGGGGAACTCCGACGCGCACATCAAGGCCAGCTTCTTTGGCTCGTCGGTGCAGGTCATCGTGCGGGAAGGCAAGCTCTGGCTCGGAACCTGGCAGGGAATCTATTTCTGCGAATTCGACGGTCCCCGGGAGCGCAAGATGTTCGTCGCCTTTTCCTAGGAGGTTGTTGAAAAACAGCCATCTCGCCGCCGTCCTCGAAGTCCCTTTTGTGCGGCGTAGCGCTGCTACGCCGCCGCAGGGCCTTCTGCGGGTGCGGCTATCTGACTATTTTTGAACAACCTAAATTTTTCGACTGCCTGAGTCCCCACGATCCAGAAACATCTTGATCAGGTCGATGGGGACCGGGAAGATAGTGGTGGAGTTTTTTTCCGCGGCTATTTCCGTCAGGGTCTGAAGATAGCGTAATTGCAGTGCGGTCGGTTCGGCAGCCAGGATTGTGGCTGCCTGGGCCAGTTTTTCCGATGCCTGTAGTTCGCCCTCGGCGTGGATGATCTTGGCGCGACGCTCCCGCTCCGCCTCGGCCTGCTTGGCGATAGCCCGTTGCATCTCCTGGGGCAGATCGATGTTCTTTACCTCCACGTTGGCCACCTTGACACCCCACGGCCCGGTATGGCGATCGAGAATCTCCTGCAACTCCTTGTTGATTTTCTCTCGGTTGGCCAGGAGTTCATCCAGGTCTACCTGTCCCAGAACGCTCCGCAAGGTGGTCTGGGATAACTGGCTGGTGGCGTAGAGGTAGTTTTCCACATCTACGACGGCCTTCTGGGGCTCCATGACCCGGAAGTAGATGACCGCTGATACCTTGACCGTTACGTTGTCATGGGTGATCACATCCTGAGGGGGAACGTCCATGACAACGGTGCGCAGGGTCACCCTCACCAGACGGTCGATGCCGGGAATGATGAAAAAGAGGCCCGGTCCCCGCACCCCGGCCAACCGGCCCAGACGGAACAGCACGCCCCGTTCGTACTCGGGGAGGATGCGTACTGCGCTGGCGACGAACATAATGAACAGGACAGCGACAAAAAGTATCGGAATGTAATTGAACAGGTCGAACATGTGAAACCTCCGTTTTCATGTGAGGTGCCCCCATGGGACACCTGAAAAAGGGCGAGACGCGCTTCGGGCGAGGCCAGCCCTACGACATTTTTCTTACCTTGACTCGCATGCCTTCCATCTCCACTACCGTGACCTTGGACCCGGCAGCAATCTGCTGGTCACTCCAGGCATCCCAATATTCTCCGTTGACAAAAACCTTCCCCGTAGGGCAGATGTCGCTCTCGGCGCGCCCTTCTTGTTCCAGTAGTCCTTCCCGGCCGGTGGCCGGTTTAAGGCGATGGACACGTAACGCCTTAGCGATGACCACCGAGAAGAACCCGGCCGTGGTCAGCACCGTGACCGTGATCACGCTCCAGGAAACACGCAGGTAAGGTGCCGGGGATTCGAACAAGATCAGTGACCCGAAGATCATTGCGATAATTCCTCCAACCGTCAGCATGCCGTGGGAGGCAACCTTGATCTCGGCGATAAAGAACACCAGCGCCAGCAGGATGAGCAGGGCACCGGTGTAGTTGACCGGCAGCGTCTGGGAGGCAAAGAAAGCCAGGATCAAGGAGATCCCCCCGATCACCCCGGGCAGGATTACGCCCGGATTGGACAGTTCGAAGAACAGCCCAAGTGTGCCGAGCATCATCAGGACGTAGGCCACGTTGGGATTGCTGATGGCGTTCAGCATCCGCTCTCCCGGCCGCATCTCGGCCGGAATCGTCTCGGCTCCGGCCAGCCGCAAGGGTACCTCCCGGCCGCCTCGCATGATGCGATATCCTTCCATTTGTTGCAGCAACTCGGCCCGGTCCCGAGCGATCAGATCGATAACCTTGCCTGCCAGCGCCTTGTCCGCGCTCAGGGAGATGCTCTCCCTCACCATTCGTCGAGCCAGGGTTTCGTCACGGCCCCTTTTGCGTGCGATCCCCTCCGCATAGGCCTCGGCATCGTTAACCACTTTCTCCTCAATTATTTTGTCGGGTTTTTCGCCCAAGGAAACAGGGTGGGCCGCGCCGATGTTGGTGCCCGGAGACATGGCGCACACGTCGGCTGCCAGGCAGATGATGGCGCCAGCCGATGCTGCGCGGGCACCGGACGGCGTCACATAGACCGCCACCGGTACCGGGCTGGCAAAAACGTCCTTCACGATCTCCCGCATGGCTGTATCCAGGCCGCCGGGGGTATCCAGTTCCACCAGCACCAGACTGTCTCCGCCCCGGGCCGCGTCTCTCAGGGTGCGATGGACAAACCGGGCCGTCACCGGAGTGATCGGATCGTGGATCGTCACGACCCGAACCCGGCCTCGTTCGGCTGCCGGCACGGTTACACACACCAGCAGGCATAGGATGATACTGAGGCTGAGGCGCATGGAAACTCCTCTCTCCTTTTATAAGTATACCCTATTATGATGGCGTTGTAAGGAGGTCGAGGAAAGAATCGTGCAGGCGTACGGAGACGGCAACGACCCGGAAGGCGGGTCGTAAATGAGGGGCGATGCTGGTATGGACAACTTGCTAGGGCATATTCACATATGTAGTTCTGGTTTGAGATGGGCTGGGGTGAAGCTGGAGGCAACCTGCCAGCCCTTGCTCCCGTTCAGAACCGGCTCGAGTTTGCTTGCAATGTAGCCGATCAGTTGACCCTCTTCCGGTAGTTCCGCGGCGATCCTGACGATGCGGAAAGCAACCAAGTCACCAACCTCCGGGTATCCTGGAGCATCGGCCATGGTGCAGCCCCATATCTCCAGCGCCCCTTTGGGGCCGGCCAGGCGAAGGCGGAAATACCGTTCCCCCTCGCTGCCGCGCCGCCCCGTTCCAACCACCAGGGCCGGGATCAGCGCATTCAGCAACAGGCGGTAGCCCAAGGTGCAGGCATGGGCAAAAGCAGCCTCGTTATCAGGGAACCGTAACGGCGGCTCTGCTTTTCTGCGGAACCAGTCGAACATTGCATCACCTCATTCCAATTCCGTCGCAAGGCGTCCTTGGCACAGTCCGTCTTCGGCTCCCAACTTATTTACTCTGTACGTCCCTGTCGTCTCAGCCTTCGCCGTCTTGACCCTATCAGTGATCTGCAACCGGCATCACAGGTACTCTTCTTTCTTGAGCCCGTACTTCTTGATTTTGCGGTAAATCGTGGCCATGTTCATGCCTGCCTCGCGGGCCGCGGCATCGATATTGCCACCGTGTTTCTTCAGTAGCCCCTTGAGCAGGTCGGCCTCGAAGCGCTCCAGGGCGGCATTAAAGGGAAGTTCCCCCTCCGTGGTGGCCGCTGCCGGGGGAATGCCAACCGGTTCGTGGCTGATCTCCAAAAACTGATCCAGGGTTTCGCGAGAGATGTACTCCTCGCCGACCATGGCCATACATGCCTCGATCACGTTTTTCAACTGGCGGATGTTGCCGGGCCAGGTAAAGTCGCACATCGCCTGCATGGCTTCCTTGTCGAAACCTTTGACCATCGTGTCGAACTTCTGGTTTTGCAGGATGATGAAGTGCGCCGCCAGCAGTGGGATATCATCGGTCCGCTCCCGCAACGGCGGCAGATGGATGTTGACCACATTAAGCCGGTAGTAGAGATCTTCCCGGAAGGCACCGCTTTTGACAGCCTCTTTCAAATCGGAATTGGTGGCCGAAAGCACCCGCACGTCCACTCTGGTGGGAGCGGTATCCCCCAGGCGATTAAATTCCTTTTCCTGTAAAAAGCGTAACAGCGTCTTCTGTACGTTCATCGGCAGGTTGCCGACCTCGTCCAGGAACAGTGTACCCCCGTCGGCTGCTTCCAGGAGGCCGTGCCGGTTTTCTTTGGCGCCGGTGAATGCACCCTTCTTGTAGCCGAACAGTTCACTCTCCAGTAGGGTTTCGGGCAACGCACCGCAGTTTATGGCGATGAACTTGCGCTCGTGCCGTGGCGAGTTGTAATGGATCGCCTGGGCAATAAGTTCCTTGCCGGTTCCGGATTCACCGGTAATCAGCACCGAAGTGTCGCGCACCGCCACCTTCTCGACCCGTTCCAGTATGGCCTTCAATCCGCCTGAAGCGCCGATGATGTTGTCAAAGCAGAATTTGCCCTCCAGTTCGGCGCGCAGTTCACGGTTTTCTTCGATCAAGCGCGACTGCTGCAGGGCGTTCTTGACCCGGTAGACCAACTCTTCCGGCTCAAACGGCTTGGTCAGCATGTCGTAGGCCCCCTTGCGCAGGGCCTGGATCGACATGTCCACCGTGGCGTAGGCGGTGATCATAATTACCGGGATGTCCTTTTCCTTCTCCTTGGCTTTCTGGAGGACCTCAAGCCCGCTCATGCCGGGCATCTTGATGTCGGTGATAAGCAGGTCCCAAGCCCCGGGACGGAACTCATCAATTGCCTTGAGCGGCGATGTGTAGGCGCGGGCCAGGTAGCCGTTGTCCAGCAGTACCTGTTCCATCATGCGGCACAGGCCTTCTTCGTTGTCGATTACGAGGATGCGTTTCTTGTCGGGCATTGTTACATCGTTCCTTTTTTATACCGGGGCAGGTGTTTCAGTCGTTCAGAAATTTACAGTTCATCCCGCTCGACGGGCAGAGTTACGGTGACCGTGGTGCCCGTATCAGGACCGCTTACGATACTGATTTCGCCATGGTGCTGTTCGATGATCTGGCGGGTGATGGCCAGTCCCAGACCGGTGCCGCGTTCCTTGGTGGTATAGAACGGCTCGAAGATCTTCTCCAGGTTTTCGGCCGGAATGCCGCAGCCGCTGTCGCTGAATACCATGCGGACATGTTCGGGGTCAACCGCTTCGGAGCGGATCGTGAGGGAGCCGCCGTCCGGCATGGCACCGCCTGCGTTCAGGATCAGGTTGATGGCCACCTGGCGCATCTGGTCGCCGTCAAGGTGGACCTTGGGCAGATCGGGAGCAAATTCCGTCCGGATGGTCACGCCGCGCATATCGGTGTGGTTGGCGGCAAAATCCGCAATTTGCGCCAGGAGGTCGTTCAAGTCAACCGGTTCCAGGCTCGGACGGGGGGTCCGGGCGTATGAGAGCAGGTCCTGAAC
Encoded proteins:
- a CDS encoding DUF2917 domain-containing protein, with protein sequence MDYLLKKGETVSVTAGPESCSLRMDQGSVWLTRYDDPRDYILKLGETFAVSTPGAVVIEALEDTAIALEYACTGRPARTTIQIGLCLPSSIVMERN
- a CDS encoding slipin family protein — protein: MFDLFNYIPILFVAVLFIMFVASAVRILPEYERGVLFRLGRLAGVRGPGLFFIIPGIDRLVRVTLRTVVMDVPPQDVITHDNVTVKVSAVIYFRVMEPQKAVVDVENYLYATSQLSQTTLRSVLGQVDLDELLANREKINKELQEILDRHTGPWGVKVANVEVKNIDLPQEMQRAIAKQAEAERERRAKIIHAEGELQASEKLAQAATILAAEPTALQLRYLQTLTEIAAEKNSTTIFPVPIDLIKMFLDRGDSGSRKI
- a CDS encoding secondary thiamine-phosphate synthase enzyme YjbQ, which gives rise to MLSSGEISVSSDKRTQFISITRQIVEFVDRSGWRDGVLTVYVPHTTAAVTINENADPDVARDMEWFSDELIPRSRHFHHSEGNSDAHIKASFFGSSVQVIVREGKLWLGTWQGIYFCEFDGPRERKMFVAFS
- a CDS encoding LysE/ArgO family amino acid transporter — encoded protein: MNHSSFSEPLVHGFSLGASLIIAIGSQNAFVLRQGLRREYVFTVSTICFLCDMVLIGLGAGGFGTFVASSPRLLVVALWGGAVFLFCYGIRSFWSAVRPQALATDLENTGGEGLAAVVATTLALSLLNPHVYLDTVLLLGSLAAQFSGQARVLFALGAMAASLVWFYGIGYGARIFASLFRTPIAWRVLDILVGCTMWGIGTSLIWKRVFTG
- a CDS encoding nodulation protein NfeD; protein product: MRLSLSIILCLLVCVTVPAAERGRVRVVTIHDPITPVTARFVHRTLRDAARGGDSLVLVELDTPGGLDTAMREIVKDVFASPVPVAVYVTPSGARAASAGAIICLAADVCAMSPGTNIGAAHPVSLGEKPDKIIEEKVVNDAEAYAEGIARKRGRDETLARRMVRESISLSADKALAGKVIDLIARDRAELLQQMEGYRIMRGGREVPLRLAGAETIPAEMRPGERMLNAISNPNVAYVLMMLGTLGLFFELSNPGVILPGVIGGISLILAFFASQTLPVNYTGALLILLALVFFIAEIKVASHGMLTVGGIIAMIFGSLILFESPAPYLRVSWSVITVTVLTTAGFFSVVIAKALRVHRLKPATGREGLLEQEGRAESDICPTGKVFVNGEYWDAWSDQQIAAGSKVTVVEMEGMRVKVRKMS
- a CDS encoding GlxA family transcriptional regulator, producing the protein MNRYNQELHSETGTTEPRSVVVIVHEGCELLDATGPAAVFGVVNRTLREQVAAPGYRVTIAAQEQGIVTTSAGVQLVADAAWRDITSPIDTLLVVGSPDEPLCRALENRELIQWLKEIGGQTRRLVSVCTGAFFLAKAGLLNGRRVTTHWMDVDRMAREYPEVTVEPDAIYVRDGSIATSAGITAGIDLALALVEEDYGRKLALAIARRLVLYLKRPGGQSQFSSRLRSQMVTGGPLAPLLAWLEENAYQDITVEDLADRAAMSPRNFARVFLRETGITPLKYLDRLRIERAKHLLEETNHPMEAVALKSGFSSAEQLRRTFQRCLGITPRAYRERF
- a CDS encoding MMPL family transporter, which gives rise to MSDTPKPSRLFAFVARRPRLILTLALLFSVCSVIYTKKNMEFLTGRDDLMAKNAPFQMDYQAYRREFGDQEEIVAVIESDDAEKSTRAADALYQRLNRETSLFRDVFYPGGLPFFRKNGLLFMPLEDIQRLRHTLTMAAPVLKSLSASPSVQTLFTSLTGQIDGYLASGDPTSLESLTFMLSTLDKGFKAFDGKGSGMTMDSFLKGSGDGKPSTLENAGKQQVITMRPVKDEGSFVASEKPIKAARAALAELVKRPEFKGVTAGLTGVPVLEYEEMATSQRDIEIATILSLSLTVILLLFAFRGLLNVISAMVSLIVGICLSFGFATAAVGHLNILSMVFAIMLIGLGIEYGIQVVLRYQEELRNGSSGLAAIETGLSANIRSIVMAAATVALAFATFAFTDFKGIAELGIIAAGGVVICVITTFTVLPSMLILLERFRKPQPSVPTEQAPAELGEKPFFRALFASPRTVVGVTLFLALVCLYPTLTMRFDYNLMNLQAKGLQSVEYAYKLMRSKENSGYFAVVTAKDRAEAKQLTERLEKLPSVDHVVSLPALVPDQQHAKLAELAALRQVLADVRPVPYEENLRVMELPRVFEAFRDRVSKLKTALDAKKAPEAKPVGAFLATLDGFFAKLEKEKDKNALGMLREFQGGMFAELPAKLTMMKESLEASPVVEADVPAELKQRFVGKSGQLLLQVAPKKEIFEHEPLQEFVTQVKGIVPNATGEPIMVYESLTIMRDAYLRAFAYAFIGIAVILLINFKSIRFAVMGALPLGVGLLFMVGGMRLAGISFNSANIIVLPLILGVGIDSAIYIINRYRQGNETPAQVATRSAGIGVFLNALTILFSFGALMVAHHQGVFSIGAVMSLGMTASVAVFLIFLPALLSLWGKR
- a CDS encoding sigma-54 dependent transcriptional regulator, with the translated sequence MPDKKRILVIDNEEGLCRMMEQVLLDNGYLARAYTSPLKAIDEFRPGAWDLLITDIKMPGMSGLEVLQKAKEKEKDIPVIMITAYATVDMSIQALRKGAYDMLTKPFEPEELVYRVKNALQQSRLIEENRELRAELEGKFCFDNIIGASGGLKAILERVEKVAVRDTSVLITGESGTGKELIAQAIHYNSPRHERKFIAINCGALPETLLESELFGYKKGAFTGAKENRHGLLEAADGGTLFLDEVGNLPMNVQKTLLRFLQEKEFNRLGDTAPTRVDVRVLSATNSDLKEAVKSGAFREDLYYRLNVVNIHLPPLRERTDDIPLLAAHFIILQNQKFDTMVKGFDKEAMQAMCDFTWPGNIRQLKNVIEACMAMVGEEYISRETLDQFLEISHEPVGIPPAAATTEGELPFNAALERFEADLLKGLLKKHGGNIDAAAREAGMNMATIYRKIKKYGLKKEEYL